The genomic segment ATACCCATTGGTGGTATCAAACCTCCTGCTGAGAGTGAATCATCATCAATGGTGAGTTGTTGTGCTTATTAACATTGTTCACATGTGAAGTCCTGTAGGATAATCCAGAACCATTGTCAGAGCAATTCTCCTGGATTCCTCAAGTTATCAATAATGATCTGGAACCTTTTGAGTATTGTGAACATGGGTCACGAGATAATGCAATAATATATCTTGCAAGCTTGACAACTAACCAAAGAATCAGCAAGGGACAACCAATAGGTGGTGTTATTCCTGCTGTACTAGCAAGCGCTACCCAGAAATTTACTACTATTGAAGTCTCTTACTGTGTCTCTGTTGGTGAGGTAATAGTATAGACTTGCGGTAATAATATGATGGCCGATTGTTAAACTCTTATTTGTGTGAGTATGCAtgctgtagctatagctgtagGAACAGTTTGCTTTTGTATGGCTGTTGCATATAAACTTTCAGTATGttatagcaagagtaaataatagagaaGAGAGTATCCAATTGCCATATACCATGTTAAAAATGATCCTGTTAAGTCTTTCTGCATATTTCAGTAAAATTTAGGgtatcataaaagtgttcataTCTAGTAATCATCACCTTTAACACTTACACACAATACAAAGCCTATGTGCACACCACTTGTTAATAGACTAATTTAACACCTTCTTTGAAAATGTTTTAACAAGCAGAGTGGACTTTACAGGATCATTTTTGATatggtatatggcagttggatactctcttctctattattcactcttggttATAGTAAGCAACATAAAAGTAAGTACAGGGCTTTTACATGATGAGTACTAGTCAGTGTCATCCACTCACCATtataagtccttgaaattaggttaggtaatcctaaggctgcagcacatgttgctgtcagaccttcagtgctggtcactgtaaagcgctaataataataataaaaaataaaatatttattataAATGCTATTTGTAACACATTCCATAATGACAATAAGAATTtagaaatcaagacacacggtattgtgtcgtgcgacccaagaagtcggcgcgccacaccgtgagtatattaacaggaagaaagaaaacgtaattttcacacctatgtagctctgtgatccttaatctgattggaaccaaatttgctagagacgtaccgcccagttaggggagtctacataccaaatgtgaagaaaatcgctccagccatttccgagatacgagcgaacaaaatgtcatttaatttcttcgttttaatttcttcgtttttttcatcttcatttcgcatacttcgcaaaattcgccataaaacacgaatgcgtgctcggattgggctgacatttggcacacttaaagggctcattacggcggatctccgtaccaactttggtaggaatccgatgaacattcactgaggtatgaccgattatttccgtaaaataaggtcgaaggtctgtcacgcctacaggctaaaccccttggaggaatcagttgaaaattgatatgtagatggagcaaccgtcgtaggagtgcctttttgtggtttgaaagggatcgggataaagaccatgttgatatgacacaaaacccaacctgtgtcattGTGttaaaattacgcgatcgatttttatgaataaaaaaactattagttttcgtgtctataccaggcaaaccgctcagagcaacgagctgaaaatcagtatgtagctggaataatcatcatagaaagttcttgcagtagtacagaagaatcggattacaaaccactgagttatgattcgaaaggcaactacgtgtagcaaatgcgagatcgagatactctaatagaacagtcaccctaataaaacattcagctgcgtttataatttactcaattatattacattgcaagttattctgtagggaattcagctacaaacaagtcaccctgtagtcagatcagctagaagaaggtagagttcagctacaaacaaccatcatgtagagagttcagctgcaaacaaatcacccagtagaaagctccactatgaacagatcaccctgtagagagttcagttagaaacaatgtCATCCTgtatggagatcagctagaagaagtcaccttgtagagagttcagctacaaagaaaccaccatgtaagagagttcagctgcaaacaaatcacctgtagagagttcagctagaaacaagtcaccctgtagagagatcagctaggaacaagtcaccctgtacaaaaagaagtgaaatataatccaaaacagcctagctgtaaaataagagtgcggccctcagaaaggctatggtgaaaaaagatgtgaaatccaaggtggcggccaagaaatggctgtgatggtaagttaatggtaaaaattttaataatgatgattcaggtgaattttgtgccaagaccaagcggcaccaaaattcacctgaattgttgttattaaatttttaccattaacctaccatcacagccatttcttggccgccaccttggatttcacatcttttttcaccataacctttctgagggccgcactctttttttacagcttggatgttttggattagataattaatTAACACATACAAATCAGGAAGAAATTGCATGGATGTATGCCATCTTGACTTCATGTTACATTCAGATTGGTGAATGGCTAGGGTTGATAGTGCCCCTCTTACTAATTGTTGGATAAAGCTAGGAAGTTTTTACAAAGTGTAATTGTATCTTAATGGAAGGAGCACGAGACAAGACTAGGCTTTTATTAAAAACAATACTTCAGGAGTGAAACTAAAGCAtcaaaattctctaatagaatagccaactatactctaatagaacatttaacAGGTTAAAGCTGCTAGACTGCAAGGAAGCTGAAATTAACCTTCTTCTTCTTGACCTCTATGCTGTTTACTCACCAATATCCTGTGCTAAAGTTGAAATTCTATACAATTCATGTACTGATCAACTGGTGCTTTTGGAAAACTGTTCCAGAATAACTTCTTGTGGCTATTATATGGTTATAGTAAAAGGATTTTATTCTACAAACTTGATGATTCAACTGTTCCAactaaataaaattatttttttcatATTAAATGTTAACAAGATTTAACAGTATCTGAGAGCCTGTGCCAGACCCTGTTCTATGATTAAGCAAGCACCATGCACACTAAATTTTCCTCTTTAGCAATGCAAATGCTTGGGGAGCTAAATCAAAACATGTCCCTCAAAAGTATTGTATTATATCCATAAAATGATAAGCTGTAAAGATGAAAAAGCAGATGAAAAGGATAAGCTCTTCTAAGAATCAATGGAAGATGGTCATTATATTTTAGAAGAAAGGCTTAAAAATTGAAATAGCCTAATAGAGCACCCAAAAGTATTTATAGCTCTACTATACTGATAAGGAGAAGATCAGTACATAAACTaactcttcttcttcttcttgacCTTTGCACTACACTGTCCAGCTACACCACAACTGATCCATTACAGTTATTGGCCATCCCAAATATATTTTGGATAAGATATTTTATCTAAGGTGGTTTTCAGTGAGTTATAGATACAGGGGCCAActgctgacagattttgaacattAAAATCCATCACTTTACCAGATTAATGATTCCATTGATGGTATATAAACTATTTTCAATAATTTATGCTTGATAGGTTCCTTAATTTAAAGTCCTAAATGATAAACATATTAATATGGTCAGGTACTCAAATACATATCTAAATTGTCCAATTAAAATGAGAAATCCAAGATTTAGCTATTCAACCATTTTTTACGTTCATGTTATACccattatgaatgttctattagagtagttttgactgctctattggattACATCTGCCTGAATGTCTCAATCTTTATAAGGGTTTTTCAATACAAATTTTCTTGTTTTCCTTTAATCAGTGTATAAGTTTCCTATTAAACTGTGGCTGCACTACCCTTCCTATTTGTTCTGTTTCCAAACTAGAAATAGTCATAACTGCAAGCCTACAAGTAAAACTTTCAAAGGTGGTTTTCAGAACACCAGGAATCCTCCTAAATACTACTCTGGGATATTTTATCTATATTTATGTTAAAATGCTATACCTTTTATGTTAAAATGCTATACCTTTTATGTTAAAATGCTATACCTTTTGCAGCTAAACTACTAATATTGTTCTAGTGAAAATGTAAGCATCTTTAAAGGTAACGTGGCTACACAAATAATTGGGCTGTGTATGTTACACTCCTAAACACACTATTTCCATTATATTATTATCTTTTACTTTGTTCTTGCTAGAAAATTAGCAGAGAACTAGCTAGTAGAAGCTAATAGATGGGACAACAATGAGATTGTTAATTATCTTGTAAACATAATGGTAGCTTGAAGTAGGTATGACATGAATCAAGAGAAGGCCAGTTAATCATAGCAGTAACACTGCATGTTTCTCCAAGAGTAGTCATTCATTATGTAACATGCTGCAGTACACTGTACCTTTCCTATTGCAGAGATATCTACTTGTGAGTGAGGCGCCCATATTGGAGTTGCATATTCAAAAAGCCTTAAGTTGCAGAAATTGCACCTGCTGGGGCAAGACTTTGACTGCGGTCACAGATTTCTTCTAATCAGACAGCAGAAAATTACATGGCTAAAATAAACAGTAGATCAACTTATTGGAAGTGCTGTTGAGttacactgaaggcacttttgggctaaTATGTATATACTTcaccaaggtgccatgaaggtatcaCAAGTCCGGTTTCTGAAAATATCCTTTTTCTGAAAAGGTGCAAACCTTTACTATgtactactgtattgtatgatacaGTACATCTACAAGGTATGTTACTGCATATACCTGTTGCACCTtatcagtcactaagtcaagtcatcaagtctaagtccttgaaattaggttaggtaatcctaaggctgcaacacatgttgcttcagtgctggtcactataaagtgttaataataataaataaataaaaatattacatGGCTGCTTGATCGGGGTTCCACATTCTCTGGACCAGTGAGGTTAAAGTTGATGACATCACTAAGTAGTGTGACCACACATGATGTACAATTGAAAGAATTAGGAAGCTTTTTAGAAACTTGCTTAAACTTGAGGTCCCCTACCACAATAGTATTCAATGCACACATATACCATTGAATAGTATATATTAATAATTTTGTTTAAAAATTCATATAAAAATGCATAGCACATTAAAAAAATGCATAGCacataattttaaaaacatGTAACTACTGAACTAACAGCAGTTTACAGGAGGTAGGTCTCAGTTACTTTATGtaaatttccaatttttcaACTGCTATGTCTTCATCCATGTTGTGACCATTCTTACAGATACGAACTTCAAAATCCTCTGCTACAGGCACAGGTAGTTTCCTATAGAACCACGGCATCCCAATTTGAGCACAACATCCGTTGCCAGTACCACAGCCATCACCATCCCATAAAGGGTCTGACAGGTAGTATGGAGTACCATCATAATATTCCCCCACATctccagactcacagtagtagtGATTCCCTACAAAGGCAGGTGGAGGGGGACCAGGATGAGTGGCACATGGACAGTTAAAATTTGGATAGTTATAGTCATCACTTAAACCAGCAGCATAGGTCCACACATGTTTACGTGGTGATCCTAAAGTGATGGAGATACCATCAACATATGCACCATCAATGGATTGCATTTTTGATTGGTATGCATCAGTCGATCCCTTTTGATAACCTTTAGCTTGTCCACAGATATGTTGATAGTCTATTCCCTTCACATGATAATGTGAGGAAGAACATCCTGAATCATTTCCTAAACACAGTCTCCTGGGAGTGGTGACCTTGTGCCATGTTCCTGGACAACTATCATCTCGATTCATGTCTACATCAACAGCTCGCATCCATCCTCCTTCGACACCATCACACTTTAACTTCATGTTACAAGTGACCTCATATGATCCTTCACTAGTCTTTATCCAGTATTGTCCAACACTCCCCCTACTAGTAGGATTATGCTGGTATATCTCCTGACAAGAAGTAGCAGGATTGTCCTTACTCATACCAAGTGTATTATCTTCATTAGCTAAAGTACTA from the Dysidea avara chromosome 13, odDysAvar1.4, whole genome shotgun sequence genome contains:
- the LOC136242969 gene encoding uncharacterized protein — its product is MITWKIYSIIHIFQSKYQHNIGDPMNTMLINLKTCLPIRYDSANNTLYAELRQTDLHPGIPIGGIKPPAESESSSMDNPEPLSEQFSWIPQVINNDLEPFEYCEHGSRDNAIIYLASLTTNQRISKGQPIGGVIPAVLASATQKFTTIEVSYCVSVASSV
- the LOC136243033 gene encoding uncharacterized protein, with translation MKYFILLLLFASTLANEDNTLGMSKDNPATSCQEIYQHNPTSRGSVGQYWIKTSEGSYEVTCNMKLKCDGVEGGWMRAVDVDMNRDDSCPGTWHKVTTPRRLCLGNDSGCSSSHYHVKGIDYQHICGQAKGYQKGSTDAYQSKMQSIDGAYVDGISITLGSPRKHVWTYAAGLSDDYNYPNFNCPCATHPGPPPPAFVGNHYYCESGDVGEYYDGTPYYLSDPLWDGDGCGTGNGCCAQIGMPWFYRKLPVPVAEDFEVRICKNGHNMDEDIAVEKLEIYIK